The Oryzias latipes chromosome 1, ASM223467v1 genome contains a region encoding:
- the LOC101159416 gene encoding tropomyosin-1, isoforms 33/34-like: MKLFVFLYLIISASAAPAPDSDSSEVAAHANAALRLMELFRMYQQQGLANPFLPAAGAHAGPAAAADINVPVQPAAAAIPAGDASDEEAEGGNPGPGVGVAPLNSDEEDEVEEVEATEVEPAVVETAAEATAAPPAAAAEPAVVDVAVDAAPVDDVVVDVPPVDVAAVDIAPEVAVDVAGPAAADIPAAADVPAAGDTDTDAAENEVTGGIADPAAL, encoded by the exons ATGaagttgtttgtatttttgtaccTGATCATCTCCGCTTCTGCTGCTCCC GCTCCAGACAGTGACAGCAGTGAG GTTGCAGCACATGCTAATGCAGCCCTCAGGCTCATGGAGCTGTTTAGGATGTACCAGCAGCAG GGACTTGCAAACCCCTTTCTTCCTGCCGCTGGTGCTCAT GCTGGTCCTGCAGCGGCTGCAGAT ATAAATGTACCAGTCcagccagctgctgctgccatccCAGCAGGAGATGCCTCAGATGAGGAGGCTGAG GGTGGGAACCCAGGTCCCGGTGTTGGGGTGGCACCCCTAAACTCTGACGAGGAAGACGAGGTTGAAGAGGTGGAGGCCACTGAAGTGGAGCCGGCAGTGGTGGAGACGGCAGCAGAGGCCACGGCAGCGCCTCCGGCAGCAGCTGCTGAGCCTGCCGTGGTGGATGTGGCTGTGGATGCTGCACCAGTTGATGATGTTGTTGTGGACGTGCCTCCCGTTGACGTTGCCGCTGTTGACATCGCCCCCGAGGTGGCTGTTGATGTGGCCGGTCCTGCCGCAGCTGATATCCCCGCTGCTGCTGATGTCCCGGCTGCTGGTGACACTGACACAGACGCAGCTGAGAATGAGGTGACGGGAGGCATCGCAGATCCTGCTGCACTGTAG